tcgaTCTAATTTTTTTctaagtggataactattatgtgacattaaaatggaatattcaacaacaagATTAAAAATTTTTCAAAGGGACAATAAATTATATGATTTGTCCATGAGTATGAAAACAAAGTGTCACCTAATCATGTGATTATGTATTCCATAATAATtagttataataaaatataaataataataataaaaaagttataaaaCCACCGAAACAGAATCAGTATTAGCGCTGTTAAGTATTATGTTTATTCAAGATGTGTCACAAGTGTTCACATTGACACCGTCGCCAGGAGAGGAGACTCGAtggcaacattttaaaatgttgacctttgcaATAcgttttgtatgttttaaatCTTTGAAATATagatttgaatttgaatattgtattttattattcatcgAATTAGGAGGATTAATCaaagttattaaatattaattgactAAACACTATATTAATTTTCACATAAGCAAATAATGAGTGGTTCCATCATTATTTCACACAAGCACACTATTTTACCCTCTTACCAGTGTGAATGTAATTCCCTCATTGCGTGTGTCACGCGTCTAATGTTCGTGCGGAACACTAGAGCTTTCGGCGGATCTAACTGCCACGAGTAACACTTGACTTACAGTGTGCGCCGGGGAATTCGTGAGGAATAAGCCACGCGTGCCGCTGAGGAAAATATCTAtcatgtttaatattttgttggGCACGCGTGCAATTTACCTCAAGTGTGCGCCAAACGTGAGCAGATAGCTCACTAAATAATTCCACTGCGCATGACATATTCTGATTTATTATATGTCAGCGCGTGTCGTATACCGTAGTAAGTGattatccaatcagaaaatCGCGTACTGAAGGCGTTTAGTGTGCGTACGATAGAACGCGATCACAGTTTGCGGCAATTTTTTTAGTGAGCCAAGTGTTACTCGTCTagtgccagttggctcagccgaaagctcGATTGTGCGCCGGGCTtaaagcccggcgcacactagagctttcggctgagccaactggcacgagtaacacttgccTCACAGTGTGCGCCGGGGATTTCGTGAGGAATCGGCCACGCGTGCCGCTGAGGAAAATATCTatcgtgtttaatattttttggcacGCGTGCCATTTTCCTCAAGTGTGCGCCGAACGTGAGCTTCctgctcactaaaaaattccactgcgcatgacatgttctgatttattatgatatttcagCGCGTGCTGTATAGCGTAGTAAGTaattatccaatcagaaaatCGCGTACTGAAGGCGTTTAGTGTGCGTCCGATAGAACGCGAACATAGTTTGCGGCAAATTTGTTACTGagccaagtgttactcgtgccagttggctcagccgaaagctctagtgtgcgccgggcttaagcccggcgcacactagagcttccggctgagccaactggcacgagtaacacttggctCAAAGTGTGCGCCGGGGATTTCGTGAGGAATCGGCCACGCGTGCCGCTGAGGAAAATATCTatcgtgtttaatattttttggcacGCGTGCCATTTTCCTCAAGTGTGCGCCGAACGTGAGCTTCctgctcactaaaaaattccaCTGCGCATGACATTATctgatttattatgatatttcagCGCGTGCTGTATAGCGTAGTAAGTAATTATCCAATCAGAGAATCGCGTACTGAAGGCGTTTAGTGTGCGTCCGATAGAACGCGAACATAGTTTGCGgcaaattttttagtgagccaaTTGTTACTCGTGCCAGAtggctcagccgaaagctcCAGTGTGCGCCAGGCTTTAATGTTCGTGCGTCACACGTCTGATTTTACGCGGCACGCGTCTAATATTTGTGCGGCACACGTCCCTTTTGTCAAAGATcttatatatatagtatataagaTCTTTGCTTTTGTGTACGGAACGCGTCTAATATTAATGTGCGGCACGCGTCTAATATTTGTGCGACACGCGTCTATTATTTGTAGGGCACGCGTCTAATGTTCGTGTTTTACGCGTCTAAAATTCGTTCGACAATCGAATATTTAACTTTAATGATACATCAGCAACGATGTACCATACTCGAGAATATCAGACTACGAATTTGACTCGCAAAATACACGCGCTTATTCCTcgatattttaacaataataacgCTCACTTTACTATGCCGCCGCATGCATAACGTCTAAGCAACTTACGCAGTGCATATATCGATGAATAcaactaaataaataacaatggaATACATATATTAGGAATTAAAGGGATTTGAAAAGTATTGCACGTTGAAATGAGAATCTAATAgaaaaaccttcaaacaatgcAATATCGCAAAATTTTTAGCACGATCAGACTTGCGGAAATTTAATTGAAGAATAGGATTCTAATTGATCAAATTTAACTCTAAAAGGCTTCATTGTTAAGTGTAAAAGGAGCGTTCGTTTAATTACACAACAATCAAGGCTGTAAAGTTAGACAGGCGTTATGTCTTACAACTAACAATCAACATTGCTAAAGAATCTCGTTATTTCTTTACAACTGACACTCACATAATAAAAGAAACGCGTTTTTTCTTTACAACTAACACTCAACATGGTAAAAGAAACGcgtttttttctttacaacgaACACTCAACATGGTAAAAGAAACTTTCTTTAACCAATTATTTATTACCGTATTAgttttattcgaataaacgcccctcTTTGAATAAAAGCCCCTCGTAGAACATAgttttgaataaacgcccctcgaataaacgccctGGGGCCTATATTTATTTCCTTGAGTAAACGCCCTGCCACATGCATATATACACATTTTGATactatttttactgtattttatcacttcttgatatCAATTGATGTTGTATTTTTgcatatgattttttttttacctgttTTTATCATGattgtatttaatattgtacGACTACGGTTTCAGCCATTGGCTGTTTGTGtcattttaataaagatataccGATATGAAATTATACATGTTACTATAAACCtgaaaaaattaatgaataaacgcctccctcgaataaacgcccccaCCCCTAAAAAAAACGCAGAAAACTATtcgaataaatacagtattcattACTCGCACTGTTTTATTGCGACTGCATTGTACTCTTCATTGAAATTACTGAAATCATACTTATTAAACGTTGGTACTGCAGTACCTGCAGCAGAACGATTTTatgaaaaatgatttaaaaaaacccTCTCCATCCAGGTGTGATTAGACATAGAAATGTTTAGTTTGTCGGTTTATAAAcagaaaattactgaaaatgccAAACTGTGGgtacatactgtagtatcagtggctagatctcatATGATCCtagattcaattcaattttattttaccaattaaaattttacaattttacaatgtaaattaatacaattactatataaaaatatttatattatttaaaacaatcagTATATAAAACAGAcatgaataataattttaaaatttgtattattaaaattactatataaaaatgtttatattatttagaaCAATCAGTGCGGTACATAAAAACAGACATGAATACCACAgggatacaatattttaaaaacaaatagatAAGAATATCAAAAATAGAGAAAAAATAAAGCAGCGAAATTGAAAGATATCGACGGTATTATATACgaaatgaaattgaattttttCTTACCTTTAGAAATTGTTAGCAATTTCCTCCAGAGAACCAGCGTGACGCAATTGTTTAGGTACTCCAGATTTGGCGCGTACTAATGTAAGTAACTAACTGAAAGTGTTGGTTAATTTGTCATCACTTCATTACCTACAATTATCGTCTGCTTTATAAATaaatcaaccaatcacaatACTTTTCACATGATCGAACGAGCCAATCCTGATTGTTCATAGTATTTAATCAATCTACTAAAGAATGAGAAACCAAAGATGGGAGTGGGTGAGACCACGCCCATTTTTCTTCTGAAAATAATATCGTTTATTGGTGAATATTTCAATcaatgtatttctttattgtttgttttcctttttattttaatgataatgaaaacaattaacGTGGTGATATGTAAATTTGTCTGGAAAAGCGGATTATTACGAATTATGCAAATCGTGATTAAAATGATACATTTACAAGGTCTCGCATATGTATTATCTtatttgtcatttatttattgGACTGGGGGGACACGATtgcttaattaattattttattcatttatgccatctgtaataaagCGACACTTTATTAATAACTCGTACACGAAGGCTTAATTTTTATGCAGGGTTTATTCTTTGAATAACGtataatactacaatacataTCCTGGAAACACTGATAATAAATTTTAAGGCCTCGCACATAACACCGCCTTCGACCACAATGTCCCATTCAATGCCGTTTTACGTGATTGgcattatactgtagtgtataaGCATAATTTGCATATAAGTGGATTAATACCAcaacaatagagggcgcacacTTTAACACCATCGATGTTTATTTAGGTGTTTTGTGTATTTAAGCATACGAACTTGATTAAAGATTGGTTTCCACTTTAGAACATGAGCAGCGCAAGGACCTACGCATAACGTAcacaatttgaccaatcacacatGACCGTTCAAGGGGTTTCTTGCGTATTTCCATGCGTAGTCTGGTTGTAAACGGCGATTTGAAAAGACAATTGTGGCACACATACCGTGTTGGAGCAAGAGCAGTTTTAAAAATCAGCATATAATGCCTACTGTTTGCTGCTTACTTGGTATGCCAAGaaagtgttattattatacgaCAACAATCGAAACGGCGATTGGCTGAgtaacaacattaaaaaaagaaagactaGAGACTTGGCGAACGACCTAACTCTTTAACTGCAACTTGGTTTGTTTAATTTAACCACAGTACTTGGAGCGCAAATCAAATACGTATTcccttttttaaaactacttcttTTAAACATAGCATTAAGTTCACTGGTCCTAAACTTTGGGATAACGTACCAGATAAAAAGTGCTTTGTCTAAgaagagtttttcttttaaattgaaacggcacctcttatctagttatgtttaattatcctttcactcattgtagttttgatatttagtcttttcggtaccctgaatctaaaagtcttcattactgttcttgtcctgtttccggttcccgtattgtcctgttttttttttattttctatgggctgccttatacaagctttgctttttaggaatgttgcccctcttattttaataatttttactgttaatttttattttctatgaaagacaagagaaataaatgttactttgattgattgattgattgattgattgattgataattaattatgtCTTTTCTAATCTAATTGTGTAGGCAATGAAGTACATCCATGTCAATCTTGAATGGTTCAttttctcttaagctctgtctacactataaaaaaaaaagtgatgtgcccatatatggacatggatGATGCAGGGAGTTGTACACTCCctggatgatgtcatatcactaccatatttaggtatatcacaACATATTTgcatgggcacatcaaactttttttgtcaaactagtttgattattGTTGACAGCTCAGAGCTTTAATGGAAATATAAGTGATATCATCCATTCACTTAAACGTCCATTcaattaaaattatgttataattttaatgaaaatattaaaaccatATTTGTCATTTGTCATATTCTACAAAAACACGATTACGCTAATAAATCGAATACCGGATTTAATTCGTCTAATCCGGCTCATTAATAATGCATTCTCTTCAATACTGggaatgataatgttgatgtttattattttttgttattaccgGTACTAATTGTTTATAGAATTATGATGGTATAATGAGATTACGAAATAtgaaatttgaatattttatttatactaggcGACCTCTTCAGTGAAATAATGGTCTCCAatagggcccagttatgataaGCGaatgtgatgtactagtacaccgagGTAATCCCCTACTcttctcgaaagatgtactataggttctttaaagtgcacattagctagatgtgtacactggatctACAGTTTacagtccttatccaagaagactcgttctaccaccagaaccatggaccGAGTGAGCCTCGATTATATACCAACTATACCACAATATAGTGCCAATTTATACTATtgaggccaatttacacagatgagtgATAACGGTAATACAAATCTATGTTaattcttatgaccatttaaacACAACGCGGAGGGGGTGGGCGGTTTCTGCTCAGGATAGATTTAGATTCTACGTTAGACAAGCTACGCGGTGTTCCGCCtaccgttaccactcgtctgtgtaaatttgccTTTACTAGAACTGAGATTGTGTTTTAGCTGTCTAGTTTAATATGTCTGTGGTTATTAAAGAAATGAGATTATATCATCTCAAGAATCTAATGTTATTACTTATGATTACACACAACGCGAATCGGACGGGCGGTTTCTGCTCAGGGTAGATACATTCTACGTAGggcaagctacgcggttttcggCTTCTTACCGTTACCttttgtctgtgtaaatttgccTTAAACATATAATGTTTTCATAAATGCAAGGTGGTTGATAAGCATCTTGTCTTTTTAGAACCATGACCTCGCAAATATCTCAATTGTTCCTAATGactaatattttcatttattcataatGACAAGTGAAGGATAATAATTGCGAAAAAGTGgacaatgatgatgatcaaTACTCTTTTGGCGAAGAGTACAAAATAGTTCTAGACCGAAATtagtaaaagataaatatgttggcacatatggcgtttcatatatCACATATAATAAGTGAGTTCACATTTTCAGATTGTTAtagttttcagacaaaaatcgtaacgccgactggtggactaacataaaaaagacagaCTTGGGGGCAAGTCTAAGTACAAAATAACGACCATCAGGTAAATGCATTCGTTCTTTATTTACAACACATATAAGTTTGTTACAATAGCATTACCAtggatctataaattataatttaatgtatAGGTCCATGGCATAGCGTACACCGGACCACTAGTACAAATCTGTCTCTTTGCCGGTTATGCATTACGTCATTGTAATATTTGATCATGCATAGCGGATTGTAACTAACGCCATCACAGGTCAATACCAACGAAAAAACACGCAAACGCTTGTGACAAATATGCCTCAATAGAAACcaaataatttgttaataacaatttatatagtTTTAAGATACTCAGTAGCCTATGCATTTATGTAGCGGCATTTGAAGTATAAATTGGCTACTGTAGAGATCGATgccaataggcctatatagtggTGGGAGCTCCTTAAAATGGGCACGGTGTAGCcgttcaaaatattatttatataacaaaaataatcaaataatcaataattCAAAAACTGCCCATTGGGTTATCTCTCTGGCCAATctataatacataaatattaatataagtGGTACAGATAGTAATGTGATTTACATATAAGTATTTTaatcttaagcttggttcccactattgACGTAACGTAACGCACACTATTCAACGGAAGAAAATCCCCTTTCAATAATTCAGTTTATGATAattgtaaatacatttattattcatattacgAAGTTCAAATCAACTCGCAGTGATGTTTCTTTCTGAAAACCATAATTTGTACACAAACATGTTATTGTTTAGAgttaaaaattgttataataattttatttcagaaacaAACCCATCTCTaagcaaaataattaaaaacggcaaataatatttttaaatttcgttaagttgttattattaaatcGATATAAACAACTAAAAAAACAACCAGAAAGATGTCCAATCACACTTGCGCGCGCGTGGGCGTGACTTTAGGCGCAACCTTTGACATGCAATGTTCACGTGAGGTTACACGCCAGGGGTAGCCAATGAAAACCGTTTATCATTATGACCGCTAAACTCAAGTTGACCGGATTGTTCACACTACGCGATAATAACTAAATTTCGTGCAATTCTGCTCCAGTTTGTACTTTCTCTGCTTCACTTTTAAATTTAGCAGTGATTTCTTCAAATGTTTTGTTCTTTGTTTCCGGCACGACGAAATAAGTGAATGCTGTCGTCAGCGCTAAGAAGAAAGTGAATACCAGGAACGTAAATGCTCCAATTCCTGCCTGTAAATACGCAAAAAAAGAAgaagtttttataataattgtaaatgtggcgaatttaattatatttaaacaacTTTCCACGCATGCTCATAGCTTTCTACGCTTGGATAAACTGGATCATGTTTTCATGTTGTCCATTTGCATTCCAAATTTCCAATCAACAAAAACccagtatttattttattacgcGAATAATACATTCGCCTAGTGGTGGATGTCAAATTTTCTTTAAGTGTCTGTATCTTTGAAaagcttttaaaatattgacGTAGCTACAAACCTGCATAAATGGAAAGGCAAGACCAATAATAAATGTTGACCACCAATTGCACTGAACAGCTATGCTCATGGCAGCAGGCCTTGGGCCTTGTGCCCACAGTTCCGGAACCACTACGAACGGCATAGGACCTGATTAAAGATGCAATTTGTCAATAATTAGATTGAAAGTAGAAGTACAAGCTATAAAGACGATGGCACACAGTGATGGGTACCACCTCCTCCCCCAAatctattattatcattattcaaCACAGATATGCATGACGTTAAATATGTCACGTATAACCTCGTGTATATTCATGTTTCTACCTGACGGCATGTCAAGCATAGCATCATGTATATTCATGTTTCTATGTGACGTATGTCAAGCATAACATCATGTATATTCATATTTCTATGTGACGTACTTTATGTCGTGCATAACATCATGTATATTCATGTTTCTACCTGACGGCATGTCAAGCATAGCATCATGTATATTCATGTTTCTATGTAACTTATGTCAAGCATAACATGTATATTCATGTTTCTATGTGACGTATGTCAAGCATAACATCATGTATATTCATGTTTCTAACTGACGTATGTCGTGCATAGCATCATGTATATTCATGTTTCTATGTGACGATGTCAAGCATAACATGTATATTCATATTTCTAACTGACGTATGTCGTGCATAGCATCATGTATATTCATATTTCTAACTGATGTATGTCGTGCATAGCATCATGTATATTCATGTTTCTACATGACGGCATCTCAAGCATAGCATCATGTATATTCATGTTTCTATGTGACGTATCTCGTGCATAGCATCATGTATATTCATGTTTCTATGTGACGTATGTCAAGCATAACATCATGTATATTCATATTTCTAACTGACGTATGTCGTGCATAGCATCATGTATATTCATGTTTCTATGTGACGTATGTCAAGCATAACATGTATATTCATGTTTCTATGTGACGTATGTCAAGCATAACATCATGTATATTCATGTTTCTAACTGACGTATGTCGTGCATAGCATCATGTATATTCATGTTTCTATGTGACGTATGTCAAGCATAACATGTATATTCATATTTCTAACGGACGTATGTCGTGCATAGCATCATGTATATTCATATTTCTAACTGACGTATGTCGTGCATAGCATCATGTATATTCATGTTTCTACCTGACGGCATGTCAAGCATAGCATCATGTATATTCATGTTTCTATGTGACGTATGTCGTGCATAGCATCATGTATATTCATGTTTCTATGTGACGTATGTCAAGCATAACATCATGTATATTCATATTTCTAACTGACGTATGTCGTGCATAGCATCATGTATATTCATGTTTCTATGTGACGTATGTCAAGAATAATATGTATATTCATGTTTCTACATGACGTATGTTAAGCATAacatcataaatattcatgtttCTACCTGACGTATGTCATGCATAacatcataaatattcatgtttCTATGTGACGTATGTCAAGCATAACATGTATATTCATGTTTCTACATGAAGTATGTCAAGCATAacatcataaatattcatgtttCTACCCGACGTATTTCATGCATAacatcataaatattcatgtttCTATACCTGACGTATGTCAAGCATAGCATCATGTATATTCATGTTTCTACGTGACGTATGTCAAGCATAAAATCGTGACGTATGTCGTGAATAATActgtttctgaaaaaaaaatcacaattcCTTTTGCGGAAAATACATGAAGGGACACAGCGTATGTTTATGATCCCATTGATTGATTGTATGTATCCCGATTAATTGTCTACGTTTTatttttctaggcctagctaacaTACCTGGACCGATGGCGAATCCGATGATATAAAGATAAATGAAAGCCAGTGTCACCCATTGCCATGCGTCGCCCTTAAATGATTTggaatttaaaacaaaacaaatcaagATTAAAAACGTACAGCCCATACCAGAAGGAAAGAACAAAAATAGGAGGTATAGTAAATACAACTTTCCTtccattttcatgtttttgttcCGCATTGTACACTGTCatgaattttattgatataGTGTTATTCAATTGgttatttgttgtattgtaTCGGATGGTATGTAAAGTCGTTGGTTCTGTGTACATGCAGTGCACATTAAAGGGCCGGGTTGGTGTACGAGATTTTAATATAAGGGTGTATCCTCTTAGAATAAGTGTGATTGGTAAATATGGCCACTGATTGTTGTGAGCATGAGGCATAAACAAGCAGCAGAGTGGAACCATTTTTGTATGGGGGTAATAAACAAGGGTGAAACTCATGACTGTacgtaataatataaaaaacactaTTCTATACTTACATCCAGGCTGAGTGATAGGGTTATTATTGCAGTTATAAAAATCATAGCGGCGTATGGGTATAACATTAGCACACGGCGGCCAGTTCTATCCACTATATAAACCtaaaagcataaagaaaatgtgtaAGGTGTGTTAAATTTAGTAAACGGAAAACATACTCTATTACGTCACACACATACGATTATGTCAAAAAGGTATGAAACTCGATTTGAAAACATCACCAATCTTATAAACTGTCGCCGCTcggaaatataaattaaacaaatgaaataaactTTATTGAAAAGTTCCTCCACACATATTCTACATACTCTTTGGAAATCATTTTgaatatgtatataattataccATATATACATATTGTCAATGGGAGGATTGTGGATCACATGACACTAACCAATAACCACTTCATTAAACTCTTACGTCATCAAGAGTGCAATTTCGTATTATGCACAATAAATTAATGTGATGTTATAGATCTTAGGCCATGGGTTGTCGCGAATCGAAAGGacctttaatttattttagaaaacATTTCAATCAGCAATACTCACCGCAACAATCGTCATTAATACATTTACAAGCCCAGTTCCAACAGTCGCCAGGGCTATTGCATCGTCTTCCATGCCCGCTTGCGTATAAATCTCAGTTGCGTAGAACATGACCTTAAAATAAAAaccatacaatacaattatattgGTGACCATGTTTGCTGGCAGGCCATGTCTACTGACAGACCATGTCTGCTGGCAGGCAATGTCTGCTAGCAGGCCATGTCTGATGGCAGGCCATGTCTGCTGGCAGGCCATGTCTGCTAGCAGGCCATGTCTGCTGGCAGGCCATGTCTGCTAGCAGGCCATGTCTGCTGACAGGCCATGTCTGCTGGAAGGCCATGTCTGCTGACATGCCATGTCTGCTGACAGGCCATGTCTGCTAACAGGTCATGTCTACTGATAGGTCATGTCTGCTGACATGCCATGTCTGCTGATAGGCCATGTCTGTTAACAGGCCATGTCTGCTGACAGGCCATGCATGCTGATAGAAGGCGCTGAACAACATCCACCAACGCTAGATATATTGGTGACGTCACAAAACTGTAATAAAATCCCGAGTTGTCTATATATTGGACACTATTAAGTAGTGCGCCCGTTGTCGTTATTTTACTCTGTTTCGGAgcctttaatatttaaaaaaagtacttACGGCATTGATTCCAGAAAATTGTTGACCGGCATGAAGAAAAACTGAAATTATTAAAGGCATTTTCCACCAGCTTTCTTTCAACCTGAGTACATCAAGCATGCTTATTTTGCCGTCCTCATCCATCTCCTGACTTTTCCTGTGTTCTTCCTTCATTTCATTTATCTCAATCTCAACATTATCACATCCACGTAGCTTCTGCAtagcttttaaaataaaatattattaataaaaga
This is a stretch of genomic DNA from Antedon mediterranea chromosome 3, ecAntMedi1.1, whole genome shotgun sequence. It encodes these proteins:
- the LOC140044326 gene encoding solute carrier family 2, facilitated glucose transporter member 5-like; translation: MISSKSFTPAKDNQGNLTLWLFLSTLAVTVGSSFQFGYNTGVLTGVSNSTQEFYILSYYDRKGEYLSEDSLRWLWSTTVSIYAIGGAFGALIAGYLSDVLGRKGALILNNVFSVSASLMFGLSQVANSYVMVIMGRIVIGFSVGISITIVPLYLAEISPINLRGAIGTCHQLAITVGILIAQVLGLYPLNDEDGWPLCLALTGVFGMGGCLILLICPESPRWLLINRGDEEKAREAMQKLRGCDNVEIEINEMKEEHRKSQEMDEDGKISMLDVLRLKESWWKMPLIISVFLHAGQQFSGINAVMFYATEIYTQAGMEDDAIALATVGTGLVNVLMTIVAVYIVDRTGRRVLMLYPYAAMIFITAIITLSLSLDGDAWQWVTLAFIYLYIIGFAIGPGPMPFVVVPELWAQGPRPAAMSIAVQCNWWSTFIIGLAFPFMQAGIGAFTFLVFTFFLALTTAFTYFVVPETKNKTFEEITAKFKSEAEKVQTGAELHEI